The following DNA comes from Mycobacteroides immunogenum.
GGGCCGCCCAGCCGGGCTGCGCCTCGGCGGCGTTCGCGATGGCCGCCTCGACCTCGGAAACATCGGCCAGCGGTACCTGTCGCACCGGCTTGCCCTGCGTCGGGTCGTACACGTCGGCAAAGCGGCCCGAGGTGCCGGGAACATGCTTGCCGCCGACGAAATGCGTCAATGTGGGTAGTGAACTCATGGTGTAGCCCCTTGGGAAGCGGTGGGAGATCAGGGAGGTCGGTACTCCCGAATCTAGTTGGACATCCATGTAATGTCTAGTAGGACTTCCAGGTAAAAATCCTAGTGTTCACAGGGATCTCACAGGGATTTGCCACAACGGCAGGATGCGAGCGGTAGTGTGAGCCCACGACGTGGCCGGACAGCTCGGGGACCATTCGCGCAAGCCTGGAACTCTTGCACTTGCCTGCTCGTTAAACGTCCAGTTGACTTGTTTGACGTCATCCGCGGAGGCCGCATATCGCGGCGCCGCACTTCCAGGAGAGGACCACGACGGTGCGAACCACCAGCAATCCCATTCTTCGGACGCTGCCCGGAAAAGAGGGTGGCGGCTATGCGCAGTTCGGGGCGGGTGCGGCAGGCGCTGGAGCCATGGCGGCCCAGCAGATGCGCCAGGACCCCTACACCGCGTACCCGGAGGCGCAGTCCGGCGTATCCCGGCCGCTGACCATCGATGATGTGGTGACCAAGACCGGCATCACCCTCGGTGTCATCGTTGCCGTCGCCATCGCCTCCTTCTTCCTCGTCAGCACCAACGTCGGATTGGCCATGCCATTTCTGGCGGTCGGCGGTATCGGCGGCTTGATCATGGTCATGATCGCGAGCTTCGGGCGTAAGCAGGACAACCCGGCGATCGTGCTGAGCTACGCGGCATTCGAAGGTCTGTTCGTCGGCGCCATCTCATTCGCCATCGCCGTCCCGGTAGCCGGGGCCAACGCCGGCGCCCTGATCGGCCAGGCGGTGCTCGGCACCGTCGGTGTCTTCATCGGCATGCTGTTCGTCTATCGCTCGGGCGCCATCCGCGTCACCCCCAAGTTCCAGCGGATGCTGCTGGCCGGCCTGGTCGGCGTGCTGGTGCTGGCGCTCGGCAACCTGGTGCTCGGATTGTTCGGTATCGACATGGGCCTGCGTAGCGGTGGTCCGATCGCCATCATCTTCTCGCTCGTCTGCATCGGTCTGGCCGCGTTCAGCTTCCTGATCGACTTCGACGCCGCCGACCAGATGGTGCGCGCCGGGGCCCCCGAGAAGGCCGCCTGGGGCATCGCCCTCGGCCTGGCTGTCACCCTGGTCTGGCTCTACGTCGAGATCCTGCGACTGCTGAGCTACTTCCAGAACGACTAGCGCGAGACAACGAAAAGGGGCGCCCCCGGGAGGGGCGCCCCTTTTTCATGCGTGTGTTCAGCCGGAAACGCGGACCCGGCCCGCGGCCTCGGCGGCGTTACGCCGGGCCGTGTCCACATCCTCGTCGCGGGCCAACGCCACACCCATGCGACGGGTGACAAAACTTTCCGGCTTGCCGAATAGCCGCAGATCGGTCCGCGGGACACGCAGTGCGTCATCAATCCCGTCGAACACCACACCCTGCGCCTCCACCCCGCCGTAGATGACGGCGCTGGCCCCGGGAGACCTCAGCGTGGTGTCCACGGGCAGTCCGAGGATGGCGCGGGCGTGCAGCTCGAATTCGTTCTGCCACTGTGTGGCCATGGTGACCATGCCCGTGTCATGGG
Coding sequences within:
- a CDS encoding Bax inhibitor-1/YccA family protein, which codes for MRTTSNPILRTLPGKEGGGYAQFGAGAAGAGAMAAQQMRQDPYTAYPEAQSGVSRPLTIDDVVTKTGITLGVIVAVAIASFFLVSTNVGLAMPFLAVGGIGGLIMVMIASFGRKQDNPAIVLSYAAFEGLFVGAISFAIAVPVAGANAGALIGQAVLGTVGVFIGMLFVYRSGAIRVTPKFQRMLLAGLVGVLVLALGNLVLGLFGIDMGLRSGGPIAIIFSLVCIGLAAFSFLIDFDAADQMVRAGAPEKAAWGIALGLAVTLVWLYVEILRLLSYFQND